AAGACCTACACCTACGATCTCATCGAGGAGAATCCCGAGTTCGTTCTGTCGGTTCCGTCGACGGAGCTGATCGACGCGATGATACTCTCCGGAATGGTCAGCGGACGGGAACTCGACAAGATCGACCACCTGGACCTCGAGACGATCCCCGGCGCGGAGATCGACGTCCCGATCCTCGCGGACGCCGTCGGCAACATCGAGTGTCGCGTCCTCGACTCCTTCGAGTTCGAGAACACCACCTACTACTTCGGAGGCGTAGAGAAAGCGTGGGTCACCGAAGGTGGCATGGACGGACGCCTGCTCTCGCTGGAAGAAGACGTGCTCGCGTACATGGGCAGCGACTGGGCCGACGAGGACGACGACACCAAACACCGCTTTTACGCCGACCTAAGCCCGGAGAACCTCGAATCGTTCCCGGGCGACGACGTGCTCGAGGGGCTCCCGGAGGAGCTACAGGAAAAACACCGGTAGTACACCGATGATACGGGACGGTTCCGGCACCGCCATCACTCGCCTGCCGAATACAGTTTGATCGCGTCTGCGGGCGCTCGGAGGAGAACACGATCCCCACGGTCGAAGTCGCGGACACGATCCGACCGGACGACCACCTCGGTATCGGCGTCCTCGAACCCGACGGTCACCTCGTAGAGATCCCGCGAAAGTCCCGCCGCGAGAACCGTCCCCCGACGGGAGAGCGCGGCGGGCGCGTCGCCCGCCCCGACGACGTCGGCACCGACGAAGATGCCGTCTGTACCGGCTGCGCGTCCGCCGTCGGCTGCAGACTCCCGCTGGACGGCGGCGTCCCTGGGCCGAAGGAAACAGTGGACGGGGCCGTCAACGTTCGCCGAGTGGACGACGTCGACTGCGTCGACGGGCACCGTACCGAGATCGGTCCGGACGACCCTGCTCCCATCCGAGTCCCACTCGACCGAGCCGTCGAGGCGGTTCCATTGGCCGACGAAGTCGCGGGTGAACGCCGAAGACGGGCGACGATACAGTTCCCTTGGCGCCCCCCGTTCGACGATATCGCCCTCGTTCATCACCAGTACCTTGTCGGCCAGGTAGAACGCCTCCTCCTGGTCGTGCGTGACGTACAGCATACTCACCCCGACCTCCTGCTGGAGCTTCTGGAGCTCGTACCGCATGTTCGCCCGGAGCTTCTTGTCGAGATTCGACAGCGGCTCGTCGAGCAACAGGAGGTCCGGATCGTGCGCCAGCGCACGCGCCAGCGCAGTGCGTTGCTGTTGTCCCCCGCTGAGATCCGTCGCAGGCTGGTGTTTCAGCTCGGCGATGTCGACCAGTTCCAGAAGCCAGTCCACCCGTGACTCGTACTCGTCTTTCGAAAACGAATGGTCGGCATACTTCAGCGGGAACACCACGTTCTCGTAGACGGACTTGTGTGGCCAGATCGCGTAGTTCTGGTACACCATCCCGATTTCCCGATCCTCGGGGGGATGCGACACGTCCGACGAGTACACCGTCTCGCCATCGATTGTGATCTCGCCCCCGTCAGGGGACTCGACGCCCGCGATACACCGCAGCGTCGTGGTTTTCCCGCAGCCGCTGGGGCCCAGCAACGCCACGATCTCGTCTTCGGCGACGTCGAAACTGACCGCCGAAAGGATCGACTCCTCCCCGAAGCTCTTGTCGAGGTCACGCACCTGGAGCCGGTTCGTCTCTGTCATGTGTGGAGTAGGTCGCCTGACCGATGTGCCGCCGGGATCGACCGTTCGTATTCCATATTACAAGTTCCATGTAATAAACGATGGGGTTCCCGATCGTTCGGTGCGAATATGGTTCACGGGCAGAAACCCCAGAGCATGCTCGACCTCTCGCTTGCGTGTGGTCGGTACGAGTGGACCCGCGGACTGTGGGATGGGAACGTCTCGCCGGAGGGAATCGACCTCTCGATCCTGGAGTATCACAACCCCGAGCGGTTCGTGCGGATGGCGAACAATCTGGAGTTCGACGCATGCGAACTCTCCATGGGCACGTACCTCGCAACCCGATTCCGCCCGGAACAGTACCCGTTTACGGCGATCCCGGTGTTTCCGCACCGACGATTCAGACATTCGTACATTTACAGGCGGATCGACGCCGACATCGACACACCACAGGATCTGGAGGGAAAACGCGTCGGCGTCGTAAACTGGCAGACGACGACCGGAATCTGGCAGCGCGGGATCCTGCGGGAGCAGTACGGACTCGACACGAGGAGCGTCGACTGGCACCGCGTCGGATCCGAGATCGTCCCGATCGAAATCCCCAATGAGTATTCGGTGACGGATCTCGATCCGGGCGGCGGAACCGTTCCGTACATGGAGGAACTGCTTCGATCGGGTGACCTGGACGCAGTGTTGCATCCCGTGCCGTTGCAGGTGCCGGAGGCCGAACGATTGTTCGAAGAACCCATCGCCGAAGAGCAGGCCTATTTCGAGGAAACCGGGATCTTTCCGATCATGCACGCGATCGTCCTGAAGGACGAACTCCTCGCGGAACACCCGTGGATCGTCCAGAAGCTCTACGACGCTTTCGAAAACGCAAAACAGGAGTGCCTTCGACGGCTGGAGCGTCCACAGTGGGTCCCGCTTCTGTGGGCCGATATCCACGCCGAACGACAGCGCGAACTACTCGAGGATCCCTGGGAATACGGACTGACGGAGACCAACCGGAACGTACTGAACACGCTGGTGGAGTACGCACACCGACAGGGAATCGCAGACCGTCGGTACGACCTCGAGGAACTGTTCGCCACCGAATCGCTGGAAATCGGGACGTTCGGTTGAGACCCGCCGCTCTCGAAGCGAACCTCAAAAACGGAAAAACGACGACGAAAAACGGTCGTTTCCGCGGTTATTCGCCGTCCGGACCGAACCGGGAGGCGAGTTTTTCGAACGGACTCTGCGTCTGCGACAGCAGTTCCGAATCGACTGTTCCCATCAACTGTACGTTTTCGAACGAACGTGCGCTCTTATGCGACATCGTATGTAAACTTAGTACCTAGAACCGGATAAACCCTTTCGTACATAGTTTTAAATTCGGAAAAATAACCCAAACGTTCATACTATACATCGAACAATCATGAACGATTTTCGAAAGGACTGGGCCAGCACGTGTCGTCGAAAGAGAACTCGTATCGGTCGGCGATTCCGATCTCGGTTCCCACGTCGATGTCGACGCATGGAATCTTCAAACGAAAATTTATTAATATACATACATTTGGAAGAAAATATGAACACCGAGTATTGATCGGCGGAGTGCTCCTCACCTAAATACCCTTGCGCACCAGGCAGCAACCTCTTGAGGGTGGTATAAGTTATTATGGGACATGGATGTACTTCTGAACGAAGTCACACACACGGTACACAAATACGAACGGGACAAGTCGGATTTTCAAACCGAGTGTGGGATCCATCACCACCTCTCTCATGACAATCTCCAACCCACCTCGGACGACCAGCTACTGACTGCAAAAAACGCCAGTAAATGCGGCCGATGCTTCGATGGCGAAGGCGGCTACTGACGTAGGTGTTCTAAAGGAAACAGCGAGAGTTCCACGGGTCACCCGACCCGTGGTCGTTTACTTCCCGGGAGCCGTACTTATTTGTCGTCGAGGTCAGTAGCCAGTTCGTCAATCACCACGTCCCAGGCGTGCGTTCTTCCGTTCGTTTGAAACTCCCAGGCACCGCGCACATCCACGTCTGCCTGGACGGCTTGCTCGATGGCCTCGGCGAGAACCGCCTCGAAGTCGTCGCCACTGGTAATCGAAATGTCGCGGTGTTGATCGCGTGTCATGATTTGATGACCACAAGCCTCAACTCGAAGAGATGGGGACTACCCGCGACCACATCCTCACCACGTCGGCCACACTTCGCGAAGGGCGTTCGGTCCATCTGCTTTCAGCGACACACACCTTAAGGGCTGTCGCTCTGCATGGCTCACCATGCTTTTCTCCCCGGGTTGGTCAACCAGGCCACCTATATTTACCAGTATCGATCACAATCATCGATCAAGGAATGGCAGTCATCGCGCATCTTCGGGTTCCGGCTGACTCGTTCGAACTCGGTCGGATCCTCGAACTGGAAGCCGACGGAACGATCGAACTCGAAAACATGATTCCGATGGGCGAGAAAGCCGTTCCGTTCTTCTCAGTGAGCGAGGACGTCCGAGAATCCTTCGAGCGAAACGTCGAGAATCACCCATCGGTCGATCGCATCGTCGAAGTGACGCGCCACGACAGCGAGCGACTGTATTCGCTGGACTGGAACGTTTCCCGCGACGTATTCTTCCAGGGGATCATCGATCTGCAGGGACAACTCCTGAGTGGCACTGGAACAGTCGACACGTGGGAGTTCGAGATTCGGTTTCTCACCCACGAGAGACTCGGTGAGTTTCAAGACCACTGTTCGAATGCGCACATCCCCCTCGAAGTCGGACGCATCTACAACCCCGTCCGTCCGGGGACCGGTATGTGGTACGGAGTGACAGGACCGCAGCGTGAAGCGCTCATGTGTGCTGTGCAGGGTGGATACTACTCGATTCCGCGAGAGATGTCCACGCAGGAACTGGCTGACGAACTCGGGATCTCCGATCAGGCTGCCACAGAACGACTGCGGCGGGCGATCGAGACGCTCACCGAAAATACACTCGTTGCAATGCAAGAAGAGCGCGACGAGGAGTTCGAGCAACCCCTGGATTCCTGATGCGTCTCCTCCCTCTTCGGACTCGGGTGAGGACTACTGTTTCGTGTACTACTTAATAACAATTGTACATCATGCATCGAAAAGAACCGTGAGAGAACTGTATAGAAGCGCATGAGAATATTGTCTCGATTTCATCAAAGCGAGCCTGAGGCGAAGGCACTATGACCGCACCAGTAACGGACGGGGCTACGACAGCAACACCCAAAGCGGCCAGAAAAGAACTCTACGAGATCTTCCGAGAGGACACTCCCTTCGAACAGAAAGCGCGTGAAGCCCTCGAACTCGGCAGGCAGTACCTCGGCGTAGACAACGGGCATCTCACCAGGATCGATCAGGAAACCGACCACTGGGAAGCGATCGTCAGCACCGACTCGTCAGATGGACGCTTTCCCACAGGGCTGGAACTCGATCTCGGCACCACATACTGCCGTCGAACGATCGAGACCAACGCTCAGCACACACTCCACGATGCACCGAACCAGGGGTGGGAAGACGACCCGGCGTTCGAAGCCCACGGCCTGGCCTGCTATCATGGCACGTCACTCGTTCTCGATGATGAACCCTACGGTACGGTTTGTTTCGTCGGTGAAGACCCGCGAGATCCGTTCAGTGACGACGAAAGCATGTTTGCAGAACTCATCGCCCGGAATCTCGAACGCGAACTCGAACGCGAGCACCACGAAGCCCAACTCACGAGACAGACCAACCTCGCCACGGTTCTCAACCGGGTGCTTCGACACAATCTCAAAAACGACATGTCCGTCATTCGGGGGTATACTCAGCTCATGTCCGACGAGTTGGGCGCTCCGTCGTACAGTAAGACCACACTCGACAACATCGATAACCTTCTCGACTTGAGCGAGAAGGCCCGCGAGTTGAATCGGTTCGTCAATACCGACTTCGAGCGCACACCCACAGAAATTACGGAACTCGTCGAGGACCTGGCCCAAACGGTGCGTGCGAACTATCCAGATGTGTCAATCACTGTCGAATACGACGACGACATCACCGCCGCAGTCCTTCCGAGTCTGGACCGGGCGCTGACCGAACTGATCGATAACGCCGCCAAGCACGGCGGCGACACGGCCATCGTGACGGTCACTGTCGCGTCCGTGCCGAACGCCGTCGAGATCCGAATCGTGGATGACGGACCTGGGCTGGACGACGAAGAAGCCGAGGTACTGAAGACGGGGAGCGAGACGCCGTTAGTTCACGGCAGCGGACTCGGATTGTGGCTGGCTCACTGGATCGTCTCCAGTCACGGCGGGTCGATCGACGCAACCAGCTCCGACGACGGGACGAGCATGACGGTTTCCGTCCCGCGAAAGCCGACGGCAAACGTCGACGAAGAACTGACGAAACTCACGCAGGCCCGCGACCAGTATCAGGCCGCCTTCGAAGGGGCTTACGACGCGATGATCATCGTCAATGACGACGCCCAAATCATCGATGCCAATTCGAAAGCAAGCCAGATCTACGGTATGGACGAACAGGAGTTGCTCGGACAACCACTCGCACGCTTCTTCCCGGACGACTTCGATTTCGACGCGTTCTGGCGGCAGTCCCACGAGCAAGGAACGGACCTGAACACGATGATGCTCCTCGGTGCGGATGGCGTCGAACGGACCGTCGAATACTCTGCCGCAAACAAGATCGTCCCCGGCCAGACCCTCCTCGTCAGTCGGAACGTTACCGATCGCCTCGAACGAGAGCAGGCACTACAGGAGACGACCCAGCAACTCGACGCGGTTTTCGACGCGTCTCCGGATCCGATCATTGCTGTTGATATTGACGGAAGTATCCAGCTGTGGAACGACTCCGCCGAATCCCTGTTTGGCTACAGCCAAGGGGAAGTCAAGGGCCAGCAGATCCAGGGTCTCGACCTGTTTCCTGCCGGGACGGAATCTGACTTCCAGGCCCGCTTCGAACGGGCACTGGATGGCGAGGTGTTCGAGAATCTCGAAGTCGAGCAACGCAGCAGGGACGGTAAACTGATCGATCTCAGCATCTCGACGGCCCCACTCCGCGACGAGATGGGTGAGGTCTCCGGGATCATGGCCGTTGTCACAGACATCACCGAACGCAAAGAGCGCGAACGGGGGTTACGCGAAACGAAACAGCGTCTCGACCTGGCGCTCCAGGGATCTGACACGGGTGTCTGGGACTGGAACATGGACACTGACGACCTCTACTGGGATGAGACCATGGAACGACTATTCGCCCTCGAACCCGGCACCTTCGAGGGAACGCTCGACGCGTTTATCCGACGAATCCATCCGGCTGACCGAAGCCATGTCGAGACTGCCATCCAGGAGAGCATCGAGTCCGAAGAAGGGTACGAAGCCACATTCCGTATCCAGCGTGACGATGGCGAACAACGCTGGATGAACGGCCGCGGTGAAGTCTGCTTCAATGACGGTTGCGAGCGATTGATCGGTGTCCTCACCGACGTCACCCAACGGAAGGAACACGAACTTGCGGTGGAATCGGCAACAGAGCGATACGAGTCCTTACTGGACGCAGCTCCGGATCCGGTGTTCGTCGCGGATACTGAGACGGGTGAGATACTCGAGGCCAACGAGGCTGCCGAAACACTGACCGGAGAACCGAAGGAACACCTCATCGGCCGTCACCACTCGACAATTCATCCCACTGGGGACGCCGAGTTGCATCGGGAGGCGTTCACACGGGCCAAGGAAGAACGGACGACTGTCCAGGCGCTGTCGGATGGCTCGCAGCTGGAGATGGAAACAGCCGACGGGGGCACCATCCCAATCGAGATCAGCGTCAATACGGTCTCACTCCCGGATGGGGATGTCACGTTCGGTATCTTTCGAGACCTGGAACTGGCACAGAAAAAAGAGCGGCTGGAAGCGGTCGCCAGTATCCTGTCTCACGACCTCCGAAACCCACTCAACGTCGCCCAGGGGCGGTTGGATCTACTGAAAGAGGAGTACCAAAGTGAGCATATAGCACCCATCGAGAATGCGCACGATCGCATCGAAGTGCTGATCGAAGACGTGTTGACACTCGCCCGCAACGGTGACACGGTGGGGGAAACGGAGCCACTCTTGCTTTCGGACCTCGTCGAGTCCTGTTGGAGGACCGTTGACACGGCAGACGCCTCGCTCGTCGTCGAGACGGAACGGACGATCCAAGCCGACAAGAGTCGTCTGCGGCAACTCGTCGAGAACGTGTTCCGGAACAGCGTGGAACATAGTTCCACGAGCAATCGGCCGCAGGCCGATGACGCGATCGACCACGGTGGTGACGACGTGACGATCACTGTTGGTGATCTGGATGACGGATTCTACATCGGAGACAACGGCCCCGGTTTCCCGGCAGACGAGCGCGATCGAGTCTTCGAATTTGGCTACTCGACGACCACCGAGGGGACGGGCTTGGGCCTTGCGATCGTCCAGGAAATCGCCGAGGCACACGGCTGGGATATCTCCGTCACCGAGAGCGATTCCGGTGGGGCACGATTCGAAATGACTGGCGTTGCGGTCGCTGCAGAATAGACGCTCTTGATTCGGCGGGTGAGCTGATCCGGGATCGAGCGAGTCGAGAGACGTCGATCCTCTTCATGGCGGAAGACGTCAACTACCAGACGTTCACGTGGCACTCGGTCCACCGTCTCTGTAGATTCGAACCTCCTCGGCAGTGATTGCGACCCAGTGACCCCAGATGCGGGTGCTCAGACGAACCGGGCGGCAAGTCCAGTCGAGAGTCTCGAAGACGTCAGCCTCGACCCAATCGTGGAGCGTCGTCGGTTTCTCGTGTACATCGACCTCGACAGCGAGGAAGGCATTTACTACTGCCTCAGTTATTTCCTCTCCGCTACTAAGCGAGTACGAAACCAGGAGATCGGGTTTCCGTTCGCTCGAGGACATGCTCGAAATTGGACGGTCAATACAGAAATCATACTGGTCTTGCACACCAGGGTTTTTATTTGAACCACCACTCAGGGCGAATCTACTGCCGGAACGGCCCCCGCGTCGACCGCGTCGTCGGGAACAGTCCCGTCGGGGTTCCAGCCGCGTTCCTCGTAGTACTCTTCGATCGCCGCCGCGAGATCGGGGATTTCGTAAGGTAGTCGGTCGTCCGCACGATCTTTCCCCCGTTTGTTGTTGAAGTGACGCTCCCGTTCGACCGTCCTGGCGCCCACTGCGAGCAGGTTCTCGTAGTCCGCACCGAGAAGCGCCGCCAGTCGCTCGTCTGTGATGTAATCACCTGAGAACGCACAGATGATGGCCGAATCCCGAACCGCGTTGCGGTTCTCCTTTTTCACCAGCAGTTCGCTTTTCCCGAGTGTTCCCTCTGGATCGATCTCGCCGTTATACTCCGGACCCAGCATCCCGCCGTACATGTGGTCTGCACCGCGGTTGGCCACCGCATACGACAGACCCTGCCCGTGGAGCACGCGGCCGTCGTGGGCGGCGAACTCCATCCCTTTTACCGTGTAGTTGTCGACGCCGAGTTCCTCGTGGGCGCGGGAGACCCCCTCCGCGAGCAGGTCGCCGATTCCCTCCCGGTGGGCGATCCGTTCGGTCACCTGGCGTGCGAGTTCGGCGTCGCCGAAGGCGTCCTCGCTTTTGAGGTACGCGGCGACGGTCACGCCCGCCGAGATGGTGTCCATCCCGAGTTCGTCACACAGCTCGTTTGCCTTCATCACGTCCACGATGTCGCCGACGCCCTGGCTGGAGCCGAACGCGTACACCGTCTCGAACTCCGGGCCTTCGGTCTCGATCCCTTCCGTCTCGTCGCGAGTGGGGAGCTTGCAGGCGTAGGCACACGACGAGCAGGTGCCGGTGCGATACTTCTTCTCCTCGACTGCGTCGCCGCCGATCCCCGCGGCGTCCTCGAAGTGGTACTCCTCGAAGTATCGGGTCGGAAGCGAGAAGTTCTCGTTGATGAACTCCGTGCCGCCGGTGGTGCCCTGGCGTTTCATCCGGTCGTCCGAGGTCGCCGCCTCCCGGTGGATCTCCGACTCCGGCGGATCGGGAACCTCGAGTTCGGGTCGGGAGTCGCCAGCGAAGGTGACGCACTTGACGTTCTTCGAGCCCAGCACCGCGCCGAGGCCGCCGCGACCGAACGCCCGCGAGTCGAACGTCATCACGGACGCGAACCGGACCAGGTTCTCGCCCGCCGGGCCGATCGCAATGCAGTTTTCGGGTCCGAGATCGTGGTAGTCCTCCATGTAGTCGGACGTCTCCGAGACGGTCGCTCCCTCGAGTTCGGGGACGGATTCGAACGTGACACGGGGTCGGCCCTCCCCGTCGGAATCGCGAACGTGTACTGCGAGTAGTTCGTCGCTCGCGCCGACGAGTTCGAACACCGAGTAGCCGGTGTCCGCGAAGTTCCGCGAGAGGAATCCCCCGGCGTTCGTCGAGGCGAGCCCGTCGGAAAGCGGCGACAGCCCGGTCATCGACATGCGTCCGGTGAACGACGTTTGACTCGTCTGTAACGGCCCCGTCGCGAGGTACGCCCGGTTTTCGGGCCCGAACGGATCGGCGTCGAACGGGATCCGCTCGTGGGCCAGCGCGGTCGCGACCGCCCGGCCGCCGATGTGGCTAGCGAGGAGGTCGTCGATCTCGGTTGCGGTTGCGGTCCGCTCGCTCACGTCGACGGTGAGAAGCGGCCCCTTCGCGTGGAGCATACTCGAAGCATCCGACCGGGCAGTCTTAAACGCTGGCGTGGGGGGCGACACTGCCGGGACGACCGACCCGCCACGAGTCGGCCGCTCACCGCTCGCTTCCGGTGCCGACCCCGGGAATCGCGGTCTTCCGTTCGATCCATGCCATCACGTTGGAGGCAGTGAGCACCAAGGCGAGATACAGTAGGCCGACGACGACGAATATCGCGGTGTACCGGAACGTATCGGAGGCGATCGCGAACGCCCGGTAGTACAGTTCGGGGACAGTGATGAATGCCGCGAGCGAGGAGTACTTGATGAGGTAGACGAACTCGTTGGTCCAGGAGGGGATCGCGTACCGGAGCCCTTGCGGGAGAACGACGTAGTAGATCGTCTCGATCTTCGTGAGCCCGATCGCCCGACCCGCGGTTATCTGTCCCGTCTCGACGCTCTCTAACGATCCACGGATGTACTCCGCCTGATAGGCGGCGCCGTTGAGGATGAACCCGACGATCGCGACCCACACGACGTTCCGCGGGAACACCCCTTCGAGGAACGTCGGGACGTATCCGCCGATGTTGAGACCGAAGTGGAGCACGAACAGCTGTGCGAGAAGCGGCGTCCCCCGAAGCAGTTCCGTGTACGCGAGTGAAGCGTACGCCGAATAGTTGCCGTACACACGCGTCACCGCGAGCGGAACTGCAATGAAGAAGCCGACGAAGAGGCTCGACAGCGTGATCAACACGGTGAGCCACAGCCCGCCCGCAAGTCGGGGGAGCGTCTCGACGGCGAAGGCGATCCCGCCGGCGTAGGCTCCCATCACCGGCAGTCCCGCCAGTGCCGCTTCTACTGCCGCCGCTGGAACCATCGGCTCCCCGTCGGGCACGAACGGCTCCCCGAGCCACCGGTTCACCCACCGGAACAGCACCCATCCCCAGAACACCGCGCCGGCGACGTACAGCGCCAGCCGACCGACCGAGGGCGTCGCCTCGTCGACGCGGCCCCGAATCGTCGCGGGACGGGTCGTACCCGAGGGTGTGGTGGTGTCTGGCATGTCAGTCGTGGAGCTGCGTGATCCGGCTGAGAAACTGCGCGGTCCGATCGCGCTCGGGGTGTTCGAACAGCTGTTCGGGGGGCCCGCGCTCGACGACGGCGCCGCCGTCGAGGAAGACGATTTCGTCGGCGACAGATCGGGCGAAGCTCATCTCGTGGGTGACCACGAGCATCGTCATGCCCTCCTCGACGAGGTCGTGCATTACCTCGAGCACCTCGCCGACGAGTTCGGGGTCCAGCGCGCTGGTCGGCTCGTCGAACAGCATCAGCTTCGGCTCCATCGCCAGCGCCCGCGCGATGCCGACCCGCTGTTTCTGCCCGCCGGAGAGCTCCGCCGGATACGAGTCGACCTGCGGGGCGAGTCCGACCTGTTCGAGCTGCCGTCGGGCACGATCGCGGGCCGTCTGCTTGTCGAGGTCCAGCACGCGCTGTGGCCCGAGAGCGACGTTCCCGAGTGCAGTGAGGTGAGCGAAGAGATTGATGTCCTGAAACACCATCCCGACCTCGCGGCGGAGACGATTTACGTCCATGTCGGATGCGGTGACCAGTTCGCCGTCGAGGTAGATGTCGCCCTCCTGGGCGTCAGTGAGTCGGTTTACACACCGGAGCATGGTCGACTTCCCGCTGCCGCTGGGGCCGATAAGCACGGTGACGTCGCCTTTCTCCATCTCGAAGCTGACCTCTCGCAACACCTGCTCGTCCCCGTACCACTTCGAGACGTTCTCGACCCGCAGTAGGTCGTCCTGTACGCCGTCCAGTTTCCGTTCGGTGTCTGTACTCGTGTCGTCTCGTCTCATGTCGTCTCACCCGAGGGGATCGCGTAGTAGTCGCTGACGTAATCCAGCGCGCGGTTCGTCGAGAACGTGAGCACGAAGTAGATCGCACT
The Halalkaliarchaeum desulfuricum DNA segment above includes these coding regions:
- a CDS encoding flavin reductase family protein, giving the protein MSQPTPTDRFDEISGIDSKALLKPKPIALVVTQSETEGPNLMTAAWWMVAGYNPFRYLLGVSQKTYTYDLIEENPEFVLSVPSTELIDAMILSGMVSGRELDKIDHLDLETIPGAEIDVPILADAVGNIECRVLDSFEFENTTYYFGGVEKAWVTEGGMDGRLLSLEEDVLAYMGSDWADEDDDTKHRFYADLSPENLESFPGDDVLEGLPEELQEKHR
- a CDS encoding ABC transporter ATP-binding protein; the protein is MTETNRLQVRDLDKSFGEESILSAVSFDVAEDEIVALLGPSGCGKTTTLRCIAGVESPDGGEITIDGETVYSSDVSHPPEDREIGMVYQNYAIWPHKSVYENVVFPLKYADHSFSKDEYESRVDWLLELVDIAELKHQPATDLSGGQQQRTALARALAHDPDLLLLDEPLSNLDKKLRANMRYELQKLQQEVGVSMLYVTHDQEEAFYLADKVLVMNEGDIVERGAPRELYRRPSSAFTRDFVGQWNRLDGSVEWDSDGSRVVRTDLGTVPVDAVDVVHSANVDGPVHCFLRPRDAAVQRESAADGGRAAGTDGIFVGADVVGAGDAPAALSRRGTVLAAGLSRDLYEVTVGFEDADTEVVVRSDRVRDFDRGDRVLLRAPADAIKLYSAGE
- a CDS encoding ABC transporter substrate-binding protein; amino-acid sequence: MLDLSLACGRYEWTRGLWDGNVSPEGIDLSILEYHNPERFVRMANNLEFDACELSMGTYLATRFRPEQYPFTAIPVFPHRRFRHSYIYRRIDADIDTPQDLEGKRVGVVNWQTTTGIWQRGILREQYGLDTRSVDWHRVGSEIVPIEIPNEYSVTDLDPGGGTVPYMEELLRSGDLDAVLHPVPLQVPEAERLFEEPIAEEQAYFEETGIFPIMHAIVLKDELLAEHPWIVQKLYDAFENAKQECLRRLERPQWVPLLWADIHAERQRELLEDPWEYGLTETNRNVLNTLVEYAHRQGIADRRYDLEELFATESLEIGTFG
- a CDS encoding helix-turn-helix domain-containing protein, which codes for MAVIAHLRVPADSFELGRILELEADGTIELENMIPMGEKAVPFFSVSEDVRESFERNVENHPSVDRIVEVTRHDSERLYSLDWNVSRDVFFQGIIDLQGQLLSGTGTVDTWEFEIRFLTHERLGEFQDHCSNAHIPLEVGRIYNPVRPGTGMWYGVTGPQREALMCAVQGGYYSIPREMSTQELADELGISDQAATERLRRAIETLTENTLVAMQEERDEEFEQPLDS
- a CDS encoding PAS domain S-box protein; protein product: MTAPVTDGATTATPKAARKELYEIFREDTPFEQKAREALELGRQYLGVDNGHLTRIDQETDHWEAIVSTDSSDGRFPTGLELDLGTTYCRRTIETNAQHTLHDAPNQGWEDDPAFEAHGLACYHGTSLVLDDEPYGTVCFVGEDPRDPFSDDESMFAELIARNLERELEREHHEAQLTRQTNLATVLNRVLRHNLKNDMSVIRGYTQLMSDELGAPSYSKTTLDNIDNLLDLSEKARELNRFVNTDFERTPTEITELVEDLAQTVRANYPDVSITVEYDDDITAAVLPSLDRALTELIDNAAKHGGDTAIVTVTVASVPNAVEIRIVDDGPGLDDEEAEVLKTGSETPLVHGSGLGLWLAHWIVSSHGGSIDATSSDDGTSMTVSVPRKPTANVDEELTKLTQARDQYQAAFEGAYDAMIIVNDDAQIIDANSKASQIYGMDEQELLGQPLARFFPDDFDFDAFWRQSHEQGTDLNTMMLLGADGVERTVEYSAANKIVPGQTLLVSRNVTDRLEREQALQETTQQLDAVFDASPDPIIAVDIDGSIQLWNDSAESLFGYSQGEVKGQQIQGLDLFPAGTESDFQARFERALDGEVFENLEVEQRSRDGKLIDLSISTAPLRDEMGEVSGIMAVVTDITERKERERGLRETKQRLDLALQGSDTGVWDWNMDTDDLYWDETMERLFALEPGTFEGTLDAFIRRIHPADRSHVETAIQESIESEEGYEATFRIQRDDGEQRWMNGRGEVCFNDGCERLIGVLTDVTQRKEHELAVESATERYESLLDAAPDPVFVADTETGEILEANEAAETLTGEPKEHLIGRHHSTIHPTGDAELHREAFTRAKEERTTVQALSDGSQLEMETADGGTIPIEISVNTVSLPDGDVTFGIFRDLELAQKKERLEAVASILSHDLRNPLNVAQGRLDLLKEEYQSEHIAPIENAHDRIEVLIEDVLTLARNGDTVGETEPLLLSDLVESCWRTVDTADASLVVETERTIQADKSRLRQLVENVFRNSVEHSSTSNRPQADDAIDHGGDDVTITVGDLDDGFYIGDNGPGFPADERDRVFEFGYSTTTEGTGLGLAIVQEIAEAHGWDISVTESDSGGARFEMTGVAVAAE
- a CDS encoding aldehyde ferredoxin oxidoreductase C-terminal domain-containing protein, which produces MLHAKGPLLTVDVSERTATATEIDDLLASHIGGRAVATALAHERIPFDADPFGPENRAYLATGPLQTSQTSFTGRMSMTGLSPLSDGLASTNAGGFLSRNFADTGYSVFELVGASDELLAVHVRDSDGEGRPRVTFESVPELEGATVSETSDYMEDYHDLGPENCIAIGPAGENLVRFASVMTFDSRAFGRGGLGAVLGSKNVKCVTFAGDSRPELEVPDPPESEIHREAATSDDRMKRQGTTGGTEFINENFSLPTRYFEEYHFEDAAGIGGDAVEEKKYRTGTCSSCAYACKLPTRDETEGIETEGPEFETVYAFGSSQGVGDIVDVMKANELCDELGMDTISAGVTVAAYLKSEDAFGDAELARQVTERIAHREGIGDLLAEGVSRAHEELGVDNYTVKGMEFAAHDGRVLHGQGLSYAVANRGADHMYGGMLGPEYNGEIDPEGTLGKSELLVKKENRNAVRDSAIICAFSGDYITDERLAALLGADYENLLAVGARTVERERHFNNKRGKDRADDRLPYEIPDLAAAIEEYYEERGWNPDGTVPDDAVDAGAVPAVDSP
- a CDS encoding amino acid ABC transporter permease gives rise to the protein MPDTTTPSGTTRPATIRGRVDEATPSVGRLALYVAGAVFWGWVLFRWVNRWLGEPFVPDGEPMVPAAAVEAALAGLPVMGAYAGGIAFAVETLPRLAGGLWLTVLITLSSLFVGFFIAVPLAVTRVYGNYSAYASLAYTELLRGTPLLAQLFVLHFGLNIGGYVPTFLEGVFPRNVVWVAIVGFILNGAAYQAEYIRGSLESVETGQITAGRAIGLTKIETIYYVVLPQGLRYAIPSWTNEFVYLIKYSSLAAFITVPELYYRAFAIASDTFRYTAIFVVVGLLYLALVLTASNVMAWIERKTAIPGVGTGSER